A window from Salvia miltiorrhiza cultivar Shanhuang (shh) chromosome 2, IMPLAD_Smil_shh, whole genome shotgun sequence encodes these proteins:
- the LOC131010644 gene encoding transcription factor bHLH93-like: protein MELYSKEHQGLLEELLGLREMEQYNTHNQEFNTSWNILEDVSIPTSTCFQDFYLPMDQTLHYSAPFGDGLSPPSDSSNTRINSQTLPYSTVAPQPQDYYCNAFSILHDEDAAVFGNGFRDLDIGAPLKAEPGLPAFDMGFSHQSERKSKMKKLNGQPSKNLMAERRRRKRLNDRLSMLRSVVPKISKMDRTSILGDTIDYVKELLQSINNLQEEMNLGGNELELLSLFKNAKPEEMLIRNSPKFEVERRESETRIGICCGGKPGLLLSTVTTLEALGIDIQHCVISCFNDFAMQASCSEDLKQRAVLDAEDIKQALFRNAGYGGRCL from the exons atggagctGTACTCAAAGGAACACCAAGGTTTGTTGGAAGAGTTACTAGGCCTAAGAGAGATGGAGCAGTACAACACACACAATCAAGAATTCAACACAAGTTGGAACATTCTGGAAGATGTTTCCATCCCAACAAGCACTTGCTTCCAAGATTTCTATCTCCCCATGGACCAAACCCTACACTACAGCGCCCCGTTTGGCGACGGCCTCTCGCCTCCCTCAGATTCATCAAACACCAGAATCAACTCCCAAACACTCCCTTACAGTACTGTCGCCCCGCAACCACAAGACTACTACTGCAACGCCTTCTCCATTCTTCACGACGAAGACGCCGCCGTTTTCGGAAACGGGTTCCGCGATTTGGATATCGGGGCCCCGCTCAAGGCCGAACCCGGCCTGCCCGCTTTCGACATGGGTTTTAGCCATCAAAGTGAGAGGAAGAGCAAGATGAAGAAGCTCAACGGCCAGCCCTCCAAGAACCTCATGgcggagcgccgccgccggaaGCGCCTCAACGACCGCCTCTCCATGCTTAGATCAGTCGTTCCCAAGATAAGCAAG ATGGACAGAACATCAATACTCGGTGACACCATAGATTACGTGAAAGAGCTGCTTCAGAGCATAAATAATTTGCAAGAAGAAATGAATTTGGGGGGAAATGAATTGGAGTTGTTGAGCTTATTCAAGAACGCCAAGCCTGAAGAAATGTTGATCAGAAATTCACCAAAG TTTGAAGTGGAGAGGAGGGAGTCAGAGACAAGAATAGGGATATGTTGCGGTGGAAAGCCAGGGTTGTTGCTATCAACAGTGACAACTCTAGAGGCATTGGGCATCGATATTCAGCACTGTGTTATTAGCTGCTTCAACGATTTCGCAATGCAAGCTTCGTGCTCTGAG GATCTGAAGCAGAGGGCAGTGTTGGATGCAGAAGACATAAAGCAGGCACTGTTTAGAAACGCAGGATATGGAGGAAGATGTCTATGA